Part of the Lolium rigidum isolate FL_2022 chromosome 6, APGP_CSIRO_Lrig_0.1, whole genome shotgun sequence genome, cacgtcatactaaaatgcgccccatgtagctgcttcacaaattaaaaccgtttgggcacgctaaaaatgaaaagatggtcgtcagtgggtcggattagaaatccgcgtctggggtcttgcttcccatcctagggtccacacacgtgccaaatatgactttgtttcggcaaactatgccatgccgaggccgtttcccacctcatttcacctgaaatccatagaactccggacatgatagcccttttcatgaagggttttttaaaataattgccgtatcccagttttgacaaacggaatagttactatgacatataaaatgacgccacccggctccgtgggattttttgacttcgttcaaaaagccatctggccaaaacagggcccccgggacatgcggtatcgctgtaccgggcgtgcgggtgcacccattcgcgaacaaacaaaACAGACAAAATTtatcacatataatgatgcgtcgttgaactaaaaacatttttttcggaatttctggagcgacggatagttgacccctagttcataTCCGGtccctttccagcggattcggcgggacaccgccggaagccacatgggttcccaaaaagctaacgcgtgcacatgtcatgtgataggtggtgcgtaggtggtatactatcatcgcacggaggtttcacgtcatactaaaatgcgccccatgtagctgcttcagaaataaaaaccgtttgggcacgctaaaaatgaaaagatggatgtgtgtgtgggtcggattagaaatccgcgtccgcggtcttgcttcccatcctagggtccacacacgtgccaaatatgaccttgtttcggcaaactatgtcatgccgaggccgtttcccacctcattttcgataaagtcagtcaaatttgaactagaggtacttgatctaatgctcatgatttttgggtaagttaactttgtaggttcaaaagatgatatggatgtcatatttgtattcttctcatttttctgatcaatttagacatattatttgccaaattcgcatttactgatattaattattccatattaaataagaagacaaaaaaaataaaatcatttaattgtttttcaaattctatattattattatttatatatattcattgttgtttacttaagtaattgtttagaattcaaaaatatagaggtgtgacatcacggccaaagggttaatatgatagatatggtaatattaacatcaaggtgtcatttctttcatggaagctcatccgaagagaaccaagaagttaagcgtgccggagcgggaggatgggtgaccaagtgggaagtttgaccacaagtgcaatttgacctaagattaagtgtactaagtgtgattgtgaaagattaacaagtaaaaaagtagaagaagaaaagtaaaaaaataataatttttttcaatttttttttttggatattttttcgaaaataaatttaatttttttgaaatactaaccgtcggcacaacaatctgtgccgacggccagtctgtaCCGACGGTGATTGGgcagtccccgaccagaactatgccgacgacgctacgccgacggtcaccgtcggcacaggcggcCATCGGCATACTCCATCTCTCCCGTAGTGGTTGCAGCTAGCTTTTGGTTGTTTCGGTTTGTGCTGCTGCTATATCACTTACTACTTGTGGCTTCATTATGTTACCTGCTTGAGGCTTTTAGCTCTCCTAGAACGGGAgcagtgttttggaacatgggagcgtatgctctctctattttaaaacgcatcttacacatattttaaaatttttaaaaaattgaaacaaaaaattgtcACATacgtcttcacgtgctacacactcacaaagtcgtttcgtgaaaaatcgacttgtcatgtgacgtgtgtaaaaaagataaacttgagtgctaaaaataatgattttcacaagataaattttctttttttacataggccacaaatttTTTGGTTTTCCGTCAAACTTGGCGAACCCACATGTGTTATGgatatgtacatgtagaattttttatcaatttttttgacatttcgaaaaatgatttttttcgtagagggagcatatgcacccgggagccaaattgaatttccgtccTAGAACTCGATATGTTATGTTATCGTGCTTGCTACCTTATGAATTAGCAGTACTATTATTAAAATTGTATGGTCAAAACTAGTAAATCACCAGACTTATGCCATGTACTTCAGTGCAACACCTGGACGCTTGAATTTTGGCCGTGTGAAAGATGCTATTCTAGtttcccattgaaaaatgggcctACTGATCCACGGGCCCAACTATGATACTAGCTGCCTGCACGGCTCCACCTCCTTTTGAAAGAAGATCAGCAGAGAGCCATTCCACAGCGCCTTCCTTCGAAAGCAGAGCAGTAGAGTCGGTCACTTCACGACACAATAGAGAAGACAAAATGTCACTGAAGCCACCCTGGAAAAACACAGTGGGCTTTCCTGCTGGCTTTCTCTGGCAGTTGTGTCAGTGCAGACTGGAGGGCGGAAACgcgacggctagggtttggggttcTCCATGTGCGCCCGAACATTTCACTGAAATGCAGGTTAATCTTCATGATAAGTCCATGTCTATGTAGGTAGATGCATGCCATGTACGTACTCGGTCCAATATCACTTTTGATTGCACTGGAAAAACCATATGTATAGAAAACTACCGTACAACACTACAAAAGTTAATGTGTGATGCACACGCACAAGAGCGCACACCCCGGCGATATTTCAATAGTGTATCTCCAGCGGCACGAGGCAAACCGATCGACAGGGATCGTTTTGGTTGCATGGACATGAGGACAAGGAAAATCCAGCCCAGCGATCCGACATAAACGGGCCAACGTGTCCGCGATGACCTATTTTCCATTCTAAATTTGGGCTGAAAATGCGTCACAACGGACATGCCGTGGACAGCTCGAGTGTCCCATCCTTGCTTGATCCCTAGGCCACCGGCAGTTAAAGCCTTCCCTCCTGCTTTTGGCATGGACATGATATGGATGTACCGGAAAGTTCATTAAAATGTGCATCCGATGATATAGTTTTGAATAATATGCAAATCATATTTGGTTGATCCAATTAATAGTTAAAGTTTGTCTCAAAAAATAAAGTagccatgtactccctccgtctcaaaatgcaaggcgtctaaggattagtcaaaagtcaacgtttctttttaagtttgactaaatttatacatgaaaatataaacatctacagtactgaatcaacatgaatagattcaccataaaatatattttcttaatatgtccattcgatattgtaTATGTAAATAtaattttctaaatatttgatcaaagttagtaaagtttgacttttaaccagtccttagacgccttacattttaggACCGAGGGAGTATttaaaaacagagggagtatatttaATGGGTGTGTCTATGTTTCAGTTGACTggaattttcttaagtctaagtcacctcagaaaagtgtAACTGCAATTTAAAGAAAAGTGCAGCTTGGTTCAGTTGCATATTTctggcagaaaagtgcaattgcacttttttaacgaAAAATACAACTCAAACACTTTTTGGTAAGTaatttagacttaagaaaatctcagttgactgagacatatcaAAACCGATATTTAATTATGAGAAGGTTATCATACACCAGCGCACATGCACTTGCCGCTTGTAGAAACACATAAGCAGATGGCACCACATGGCTAACGTCTAACTTTGTCTTTGGCATTCTGTGGAGTTTGTCATCCACGGCGCAAAAAGCCTGGCCGGCAATCGATCAATCGATCGGTTCAAGGAAAGATGAAGAGAATCGAGTCGTACGTCATcactttgaagtttgaaaaggctgcCAAACATATCACATAGTGTATGACTGAGCGATCGATGTCGATATCATGTTGTCCCGTCGTCCTTCCCTTTGTTGGATAGTTGGGTGAGAGGATGCAGGAATATCAACTTCTCGGAGCTGATCGCACGCGGCACGCATCCATGTTACTCTTTCCGATCAATGCTCAACATGCGATCTTTCTGAGAAGAAACCCTAACACAATGTAAGCTTGTTCAGCCAGCAGACGCTGCGAGTAAGAATTGTGGGACCGGCATATGAACTTTTGCCCAGCCATATCCTGTAGGCGGCCGACACGTATCTCTCCAGCCTTTTTGTTCCTTTCTCCCTCCTCTCATCCCCTTCCAAACCAGTCAAACGCAGGTCGTCTCATCACGCGTCCAGCTCCAGTAGACGCTCACTTAGCTCCACTGCCTCTTGTGTCGCGCGCGCCCGCGATGGCCGTACTGTTCGTGCTAGTTCTTGTGCTCGCAGTATCTGGATgcgccgccggcgacgacgaggccATGCTGCCCCGGTTCAAGCTCCGAGACGTGTCCATGAACGGCTGCGGGAACTTCGTGAGCCTCCTCAACATGACGGCCAACGCGAGCGACATCTCCCATTCCCAGCGGCCCGTCCTCGTCGGTGGCGGCAGCGGGCTCGCGGTCTTCTGCCCGGACGAGGCGTGGCAGGGGCTCGTGGACCTCATGTCCAAGAACGGCTGCGGGAGCTTCGCGGGCCTCCTCTCCGCGACGGCGAGCGCGGCCGAGATCTTCCACGAGCACCTCCTCGGCAGCGGCGGGCTCACGGTCTTCTGCCCCGACGACAAGGCCGTCGCCGCGTTCGACCCCACATTCCAAAGCCTCGCCGCGGGCGACCGGGTGGCCGTGCTGCTGTACCATGGCGTGGCGGCGTGCTACGGCAGGGAGCGGTTCAAGGGGTTCAACTATGTGTCGGTGCACACGCTGGCGGAGGACGCGGCGACGAAGAAGAACCAAGCCATAACAGTCCGCGACGAAGGGGGCGCGCTCGCGCTGTGGCCGGCGCCGCCGTCGTACCCGAACGGCGGTGCATGGGTGACCAAGACGGCCTCGGAGGATGCCCCGCTCGCCGTGTACGTGGTGGACACCGTGCTGCTGCCGAGCACGGTGGCGTGCATCGGGTATCTGGGCTGGCTGCGCTGCTCCATCGCCCCCTTCTCGGACTGGATTATGCCGATCTGCATCATGTCTTCcgcagggggcctggtgggcgccCTGCTCGGAGTTCTTATCGCCGAATTCCTCATCCCCATCGACTGAGGCAGCTAGCAGGGATGCACGGAAGACACCCTGTTCCATGAAGAGGTGTTTATCTTGTGGAATTTTACGCAGCTGCACCTGCATTAGTGTGCATACTAGGCTTTGCATGGCACCGTATGTGTACATGTGCTGGACTTGGTACACAATTAAGCCATTCTAGAATTAGAGAAAAATCGAGGCTACATTTTACAATTAAGCCATTCTAGAATTAGAAAAAGAAACCATTCATCCTTTTGCGATCTGATTTCGAAATTCAAAAACAGCATCAACTGACTCGCCTCCCTGTTCGAGAGCTCGACCTGCTCCACATGATCAGCTGATGGCCTACACGTTGGAAAGCTCCATCTGCTCCAACTCTTACGTCACAGTCTTGGCCGGAAGAGGAGCCTCTTCTTTGATCCCCGCTTACTATGTTCTTAATTTCTTGATAGACAGATTTAACTGATAAATTAATTAGGATTAATAACAAATTACCAAGTTGTTATGAGCCTTGTTTTGGGAAAAATCAAATTAGCCTTTTTTGGCACGTAATACATGTCTCACTTATAGAATAAAGATCAAGCCATGTAAACATCAACATGACAAAAGTGAAAAGATAGGAGAACCCTAACTTATGCAAAAAAGAAAACCTCATCTACAAAGGAAAATTTAGACCGAAGAAAACCCTAAGCAAAATATCAACGTGTGCCACTCGCCTTCGGCGCCAACCGTGGCGGCCACCAAACATAAAGTGGAGAGATCACCTTTTCACCTTAGCTCGAAGCCGGTCTATCGCTGATCAGCAACTTTGCTGACCTCCAAAGTACGTAGCTTGCTAACAACACATCcattgccattgaaagaatctggCTAGGGCAGCACACCAAATACGCCATCAAACTCCATATCTTGCACCCCCGCGACGTCGGAGGAGAAAACTAGGCCTGGCAAACAAGAAGTTGAAAGCCACTTCTTGGGCTTGGCCACATGCACCGAAGGGGAGGCTTAATTTCTGCCCCACTAAAAATACCAACATTAAAGCATCTCCAACCGCCTTCGTATATTTGGCTAGAATTGTTATAAACAGAAAACTTGGTATATTGGTTCCAAATTGTTGCTCCAGCCCCTTCGTATAAATGGTCCACACCAATTTTTTTTTAGCAAACTTGGTATATTGGACCCTCCGCTTGATATATTTGCAAAGTCTAGTGTGACTTCGTGTATCTCTCGGAAGAGCCaaactatgattttttttttggaaaaaatcagATCTAAAACCTTTTAGATTATAAGAAATATTTAAATTGGAAAAATACACAAGTTTGAAATTTTCTTGTATTTGaaaattttctcaaatttaaaatgTAATTGAATTGAAAATTGCTTGAATTTAAAATTTGCctgaatttgaaatttgctccAATTTAAATTTTGCttgaatttgaaaattttctCGAATTAGAAAAATAtgttaaaaaatagaaaaaaatagaaaaaggaaaaaccaaaaaaaagaaaaaactgaaagaaaaaatagaaaacgAAAACCAACAGAAAATTGAAAGAACCACAAATGAACCATAGAAAAAAAACCAGAACCAGAAAGGCTGCAACCCAAtgttcaaagtcaaactttgtaactTCAATCAAATGTACAGAAAATTTTATCAATATCGATCTACAACATCAACTCAATGTTCTTcgaaccatcatgaaatatattttcatattttatgcATTTGGCATTATAAAAGTTTATAAATTTGTATATATAGTTAATTAAACTTTATGAAGCTTGACTTTGACCAAAACTAATATGCATCCTAAATTGGGAAGGAGAGAGTACTACACAAAGATTATGTGTAGTATATATATTTTAGCGTGAAGGGTAATTTATGTGTAGTACATTTTACAAATTAATCTGTTCTAGTAATATTAAAAGAATAAACCATTCTAGTTTAAAATTCAAAAATAGCATCAACTCAATTGCCTCCTCGTTCGAGAGCTTATCTGCTCCACCTTTCCTCCAAGAATTTGTCTAGGCATTGTCCCCCATATTAGAGTGCCCCATACTCCATCTCGGCCATCATAGTATGCTTGCTTCAGGTCTGCATGTTTGTTGAACCATCTCGACAGGAATAGATGTCGTTCATATGCTCGGGAACAAGAAAGGGCCAAGGTTGTGGACCACCACGAGAAATCAATCTATTTAACTAAGTGGAGCTTTGAGAGACCAATGGCACCCCGGATTAAGTTCTTCTTAATTCCTTGATAGCTATAATTAACTGATAAATTAATTAGGATTAATAATTAAAAATATCAAGTTGTACTTGGGCTTAGTTTTGCCAAAATCAGATTAGATGTTATTTTGCAACTAATACATGTCTCATTTATAGAATAAGACCAAGTAACAAGCCACAGAAACGCATACGACCTAACAGAACTGAAAAGATAGGAAAACCCAaacttttgcaaaaagagtctttGGCCAAAAAGGAAAATTGCAGTGCAGACCAAAGAAATCCCGAGCAAAATATCAACGCGTATCACTCGCCTCCTGCACCAACCATAGCGACCACCTAAGGGAAAATGGAAATATTACACCTTCACCTGAGCTCGACGCGGCTCCATCGCTGATCAGCAGAATTGCCGACCTCCAAAGTAGTAGCTTGCCAAAGGCAAAGCAATTTTCATTGAAAGAATCTAGCCAGGGCAGCACCTTGGAAACGCCATCGAATTCCAAATCTGGCACCCCCAACGCAACGAGGTTGGAGGAGGAAACTATGCGTGCCAGCCTCTAACCACGAACCCAACACAAGATTCCCCATCTTCAAACTGTAACAAACACAACTACCTTCTGCACTCACTCTTGAACAACCTCCCGAGTTCCACTCCGACGCTAGAGTGAGCACCATCGAATCGATGGAGCCTGAGGACCCAACTCCACCACAAGAATGTCGCCAGCCACACAATCCACGCTCGAACAGACTAGCACCCAGAACAGTCGCCGACCACATTGTAGAACACATCGGAGAAGAAACTGGAACAATTTTATTCATCGTCACAGTCACCTTTGCCGAAACCAAGACGAGAGCGGCCAAAATCAAATTAGCCGTTGTATACACTTAATACTACACCCTAAATTATGTAGTACCTTGTACGGTGGAAAATCTCATTTTTTTGTTGGCTACAAAATctcatttttcttttgagaaCCCACAGTAGATATAAAAACCAAGGCCATCATCAATTCCCCGATGAGGATGGCCAGACCATGGGTGTGGAGGGGGCTAGAGTTTCAATTTCTGTAGAGATGATGGCACATGTGCAGCGCCTTCAGCATACAATGAGACAGGGGCCTGGTAATCTTCCTAGAATGTCGGGACCTCATGCGAGTGATATGATACCTGCGTTGCAAGGCCTATCTAGCCTGCAGGTCTCTTTCGGGTCTGTCAATGACACCTCTATGCCAGCGGCTGACTCTGTGCTCGGCAAGCGCTTGGCTGATCAAGAAGCTCAGGGAGAACTTCATGACCAACAATCAGATGGGCACGCGGAGAAGAATCTTGGCGGCACCCCAAAGAAGGGTAAACTGCAAGATGCAAGGCATGGAAAGGCCGGTCAGCGTGAGGTGGAGGTGGTGTACACGAGAAACAAGAAGACGACTCAAGCTGGCGCAAAGCTAGCGGGTAAACTGGCGAGACCAAACGTGTGGTCTCGCCAGCAGCAATGAGTTGCCTATCCTTCAACTGTCGGGGGGCCGGGAACGCCCCGATAGTTCGTGATATTGTTACTATTTTCCGGGCTTCAGATGCTCGTTTAGTCTTTTTGTGTGAAACtaggcaaaataaaaataaaatgcgtCGTCTTCGTCTTAGGTTAGGTCTTAAAGGTTTTGATGGTGTCAATTATGAAGGTCTTAGTGGTGGTCTCGCTTTGTTTTGGCATGAGAGTTGGTTTGTAGATATCAAAGCTATGAATAAAAACTATATTGATGCGTATGTTCGTGTGTCTCAAAACGCCCCTCTTTGGCGTCTTACTTGTGTTCATGGAGAGCCTCGAGTGGAAAATCGTCACACCTTTTGGGAGGCTCTGCAACATCTATGTATGGAATCTGATCTTCCCTGGTTAGTTTTTGGAGATTTTAATGAATGTCTCTGCCGGAAGAGCACTTTTCGTGTACCCCCAGGCCTGTGAGGCAAATGGGAGATTTTAGAGATGCGCTTAACATATGTCATTTGCATGATCTAGGCTTCTCTGGCACACCTTATACCTATGATAATAAAAGGAAGGGGAATGCAAATGTTAGGATGAGATTAGATCGTGCAGTTGCAACTCATTCTTGGAGAGATTTGTTTTGTGACACAACTGTGCAACACTTGGTTTCTCCCTGTTATGATCATCAACCAATTTTAATTAATTTGATGCAGGAACAACGGAGATGCCATCAAGCACCTAGAAGGCAATATGAAGTGTTTTGGGAACGGTCAATGGAATTGCCAGAAAAGATTGCTGCAGCCTCGGGAGAGCACTAGGACAGAAAAAATGATCCGGGGTCGATGCACCGGGGACTGGACAGGGTCATGACCGAACTGCAGCAGAGTGGAGTAAAAAGAAGTTTGGTAACGTCCTTTGTGAACTAGGAAAATCCAGGAAGAGGTTAGAAGAACTAATGCTTAAAGGAGCGAGATAATAGTGAAATAAGGAAGGAGACTGATCATATGAATGAGTTACTCTACCGTGAAGAGATGCTCTGGTTGCAACGGTCGCGGATAAGCTGGCTCAAAGAAGGAGATCGCAATACGCGTTTCTTCCATCAAAAGGCGGTCTGGAGAGCCCGCAGGAACAAAATAAAAAAGCTGAAGAATGATGAAGGGGTGTGGAAGGACACACCCTCGGATATGGAGAGGATGGCCACCTCGTATTTTCAAGAATTATTCACCCGTGACCCATCCTTAAATGCAGACGATCTGATCAACCTTTTTCAGGATAAAGTCACAGCGGATATGAATGAGAACCTATGCAAAGATTTTACAGACACTGAAATTGGAGACGCACTCTTCCAGATAGGTCCTCTAAAAGCTCCAGGAGTGGATGTGTTTCCAGCGAGGTTCTATCAGCGGAACTGGGCAACACTGAAAGAGGAAGTTATTAGTGCGGTGAAGGTCTTTTTTGTGACAGGGCGCATGCCTGAGGGAGTAAATGATACTGCCATAGTCTTGATACCGAAAATTGAGCAACCCGAGACCCTAAAGGACTTCAGGCCTATTAGCTTGTGTACAGTGTTGTACAAGGTACTGGCGAAGTGCATGGTTAACCGGCTACGACCTATTCTTGGTGAACTCATTTCAGCAAACTAAAGCGCCTTTGTCCCTGGCAGGCTCATTACGGATAACGCTTTAGTGGCATTTGAGTGCATGCATTTTATTGAGCAAAATGTGAATACTAATAAGGATTATTGTGCATACAAGCTAGACCTCTCAAAAGCATATGATAGAGTGGATTGGGATTTTCTAAAGAAAGCGATGCAAAG contains:
- the LOC124664012 gene encoding fasciclin-like arabinogalactan protein 2 yields the protein MAVLFVLVLVLAVSGCAAGDDEAMLPRFKLRDVSMNGCGNFVSLLNMTANASDISHSQRPVLVGGGSGLAVFCPDEAWQGLVDLMSKNGCGSFAGLLSATASAAEIFHEHLLGSGGLTVFCPDDKAVAAFDPTFQSLAAGDRVAVLLYHGVAACYGRERFKGFNYVSVHTLAEDAATKKNQAITVRDEGGALALWPAPPSYPNGGAWVTKTASEDAPLAVYVVDTVLLPSTVACIGYLGWLRCSIAPFSDWIMPICIMSSAGGLVGALLGVLIAEFLIPID